In Oryza sativa Japonica Group chromosome 3, ASM3414082v1, one DNA window encodes the following:
- the LOC4331310 gene encoding uncharacterized protein, translated as MGLSRRAKNLIVDVPFQGAKWLRCVDLAGQLFGNTATPPPPTTIAHGSESAAVQEDYTSQTLVSDSCNPKKKAAGLKMERIRLPRPILKFCSTHGSDQISLDCFPLVDRKVVIADHTRRMFLCDADTRAVVSIPNLHKPKSRPISLFIPSTADANDHPSVGGGSLYVMERVPEPEKGDVKLSDQFEAFVCSNIFEGPWNCHLLRPPPFVSDRTCCFTYPKITSYAVVGSNICISHNSCNATYCLDTARNTWEVGNGNLPLYGKVVYVPELKLWFGFSTEARTMSPLAAADLSTMDSHSQPQLIGDWKEFDPPKGWLESHDPQLVNLGSGRFCIARFFRIVSMDDGEIIDRIEVFTGVEVLPVGHDGDGSGNTKLKLRMKKNKSLCHVSNGTVIADIF; from the coding sequence ATGGGCCTGTCGCGTCGGGCTAAGAATCTCATCGTCGACGTCCCCTTCCAAGGCGCCAAATGGCTACGCTGCGTCGATCTGGCAGGCCAGCTGTTCGGTAACACCgctacaccaccaccaccaacaacaaTCGCACATGGATCAGAGTCAGCAGCTGTGCAAGAAGACTACACCTCTCAGACACTGGTGTCCGACTCCTGTAATCCCAAGAAGAAGGCAGCAGGCTTAAAGATGGAGAGGATTCGGCTTCCCAGACCCATCCTCAAGTTTTGTTCTACACATGGATCCGACCAGATTTCTCTCGACTGCTTCCCCCTTGTAGATCGCAAGGTGGTAATAGCGGACCACACCAGGCGTATGTTCCTTTGTGACGCCGACACGCGCGCCGTGGTGAGTATCCCAAACCTCCACAAGCCCAAGTCACGGCCCATCTCTCTATTCATCCCAAGTACTGCTGATGCCAATGACCATCCCAGCGTTGGCGGTGGCAGCCTCTATGTCATGGAGAGGGTTCCTGAGCCAGAGAAGGGCGATGTGAAGCTGAGTGATCAGTTTGAGGCCTTTGTGTGCAGCAACATCTTTGAGGGCCCATGGAACTGCCAcctcctccggccaccgccATTCGTCTCTGATCGTACCTGCTGCTTCACCTACCCCAAGATCACATCCTATGCAGTGGTCGGCTCTAACATCTGCATATCCCACAACAGCTGCAACGCAACCTACTGCTTGGACACAGCGAGAAACACATGGGAAGTCGGTAATGGGAATCTACCCTTGTATGGCAAGGTTGTGTATGTCCCTGAGCTCAAGCTCTGGTTTGGCTTCTCGACTGAGGCCAGGACCATGTCGCCGTTGGCTGCTGCTGATCTCTCCACCATGGACTCCCACTCCCAGCCACAACTTATTGGCGATTGGAAGGAATTTGACCCACCTAAGGGTTGGCTGGAATCACATGATCCGCAGCTTGTCAACCTGGGCTCGGGCAGGTTCTGCATTGCAAGATTCTTCCGCATTGTGTCTATGGACGACGGTGAAATAATTGACAGGATTGAAGTCTTCACCGGTGTGGAGGTGTTGCCGGTTGGACACGACGGCGATGGCAGTGGAAATACCAAACTTAAGCTTCGAATGAAAAAGAACAAGTCGCTATGCCACGTGTCTAATGGCACCGTCATCGCTGATATCTTCTGA